CAGATATGATGTAACGATAGTTGAATCAATCCTTGTGTCTTTTGTAGGCAATCGCTTATCAAATACGGTCGCTCTTCGTATTTGCTAAATATCATATACTGGTGGATCAGTTCAAATTACTATGCCTCTCGGAGATCCGATGGGCGGAGATTCAGATTATCAAAATAAAGGTAAGATCACACGGGTGTGGATGACCTGCATACCTGTCAGTGATCTCGCAACTGCGTTATTTTTTTATTCCGAGGTGCTCGGGCTGGAGATCGCACTTGATGAGCGTAGCAGAAATTGGGTGGAGTTAGGTCCCGCCGAACCGATGGGTAAGATCGCGCTCTACGTGCCGTCGAAATTTGATAAACGACAGCCTGGTGGGCCAACAGGCGTTATTTTTGAAACGAACAGTATTTACGAATTGCACAGAAGACTTGTCGACGAAGGAGTAAAGTTCATCATGAAGCCCCAGCGACAGGAATGGGGAGGACTGATGGCGATTCTTACGGATCCAGACGGTAATGAGCTTTGTGTCGTGGAGGATCCTGAACATTACACACGGCGGTGATTGAATTCGACGTCCCAATGCAGGTCAGATAACGTCTTTACTCTTCTCCATCCTAACTCTTGTCGACGGTCGGGACGCACTGTGGACTTTTTTACAGGCATTCCGCCACTGCACGAGCAGCGTAAAGAACCTCATTTGCTTTCAATTCTGGCAGGATGTCATAAATACGATCCTTTTTCGTGAAGATCTCCTTGATCGTTATAATTCCATTGGTGAGCAGGGAGTTCCGAACATCTTTCTTGATCGCAAGAATGGTAATTGGGTAGAGTTTATGGCTTTCCAGAAGCGATTCGAGTCCCCCATCCTCGGGAAACCGCCATCCCAGCAACCTCATTCCGATGCATCTAGCATATGTAATTACATCACCTGAAAACTTTGTATTCGTCACAAGCCATGGCGACGCAAAAGGCATCACTTCAGAAATATCCAAAAATCTTGCGTATGTGTAAAGGGCCGTTTGAATTCCGCATCTTGTGCCGGCTGAATTGTGAAATTTGCATTCAACCAGGTATCTCTCGCTTCCTCTTTCAGCTAGAATGTCAATTTCGTGGGGTATGCACCTTCCCCTTATGCATTCCCTGACTCTCACAGCATATCCAGTTTCTTGAAACAGTCTCGCAACAAGACTCTCAAAAAAATGCCCTTCTGGACCGAGCGAAAAGATAGCATCTTTGAGACTATATCTGATTTTTCTTTTGCGGTCAAGCATTCGCCTGACGTGTTGATAAATCTCATGAGTTGTGATGCCATTGTAAACTCGCCCTCTCAGTTTTTCAAGGATCTCATCTGCTTCTGCTTCACTCGCCCCAGAACGCAAAAGCGCCTGTTTTACCTTATTCTCATCATACTCTTCTCTTTCTCCAGATCTCTTGATCACCCACATTTTTCTCACATCTTTTTGATCGATTCTAATCATGTCTTAGACTTGTCCATCGATTCAAACGACCCGCCGTGTTTTGATCGATTGATAAACAAACCCCAAGAATAAAGATGGAAAAAATGGTTCATTATTATGACGGTAATATCAGTGATCGTAGCAAAAGCAAAAGTATTGAAAGCTTCGATGTAACAGAAATTCTATCATTATAGATTTTGATAACAAAGTCATCATATTATTATAGTCGCTTTTTTTCATTCAGAAGTTATATGACAATGATGGAGGACCATGGTCTCATCCGTATCCTCCTTGTCGACGATGAACTTCCATTTCTAGAGATAGCGAAAGGATTTCTTGAATTGAAAGAAAAATTCAGGGCGGATATTGTAAATTCGGTTGACGAGGCACTGGACTTACTTCAAAAGAATTGTTACGATGCGATCGTCTCGGACTATCAGATGGGCGATAATACAGGTATCGATCTCCTCAAAGCGATTAGATCTCAGGGGAACCAAACTCCCTTTATCCTTTTCACGGGGAAGGGTAGGGAGGAAGTCGTCATTGAAGCGCTGAATCTAGGAGCAGATTTCTACATCAATAAAGGTGCCGATCTCCGCTCTCAATTTGCTGAGTTATCGAATATGATCGAACAAGCGGTGAAACGGAGAAAGTATGAAATTGCGCTTACTGACAGCGAAAAAAGATATCGCACGATTTTCCTGAACACCGGTACAGCAATGGCAATTATCGAAGAAGACACAACGATTTCCCTCGTAAATGACGAATTCTCGCGACTCGTAGGCTACAAGAAAGAGGAAATCGATGGAAAAAAGTCGTGGAAGGATTTCATTATGCCCTCAGAAATTCCAAAACTACTAGAATATCATCAAAAGCGTAGAATCGATCCGCGGGGCGCTCCCCGAACCTATGAAACGTACGCGATAGACAAAAATGGAATTGTGAAGACAATTATCGTTACGGTCGAAATAATTCCGGGGACGAAACAGAGCCTTGTCTCGGCGATTGATATCACTGAGAAACGGTCGATTGAAAATAAACTCAGAATGAGTGAGCATCGTCTCGCACTAATCACCGACAATATGCTTGATATGGTGATGCAAGTTGGCGCGGATCTTTCGATCGAATATGCAAGTCCTTCTCATATTCAATCCACAGGTTACTCACCAGGAACCCTAATGGGAAGGAGATTGCATGATTTGGTTCATCCTGACGATCTGCCAAGAGTGACTGAGGTTTTGAATCGCATCGGCATGGATAAGAATTACACGTGCGAGTTGAAATTTCGACATGCAAGTGGCAAGTATCTCTGGATCGAAACTTTCTGGAATTTTCTCATCGACGAAAATGGAAAATTTGGTGGCGCGATCATCACCAGCAGGGATATCAGCGAACGCAAGAGGCTTGAGAATATTAAATCGGCAATGTTACGTATTTCGCAAGCCGTTACCTCCATTAATTCACTTCAACAACTATACAATTTTGTCCATTCGATTATGGCAGACCTCATGCCAGTCAGGAATTTCTATATTGCGCTTATTGATAATGAAAATAAGGAGCTCACCTTCCCCTATTTTGTCGATGAATATGATCCACCTCCAAAGTCGAGAACACTCGGTCGGGGGATAACTGAATATGTAATCAGGAAAGGGGAAGCACTCCTCGCTTCAAGGGATGATATTATTCAGCTAAATGGGGAAGGTGAGATCGAGATTTTCGGTAGTCTGCCTGTTGACTGGATGGGGGCACCATTGAAGGTTGGCGATAGAACACTTGGTGCAATCGTTGTCCAAAGCTATAATGAGACTGTCAGATACACCAAGAAGGAATTAGACATTCTCAATTATGTCTCCGATCAAATCGCAATGGCGATCGATCATGTTGCGGCACAGGAAGCGCTCATCGAAGCGAAGGAATTTGCGGAGAATTTGATCAAGACGGCAAATGTAATGGTCGTTGGTCTGGATGAGAATGGCATCATCAGAATTTTTAATGATATGGCTGAAAGGATCACGGGGTACAGGGCTGATGAGGCAATGGGAAGGAATTGGTTCGAGACCCTTGTCCCAAAAGAAAGATATCCAGAAGTTTGGGGAGTTTTTGCAAATTTTAGAGCTAGAGGCGCTCTGCCCCGTAACTTCGAAAATCCGGTATTAACGAAATCGGGAGAGGAGCGTTACATATTCTGGCAGAACAGCGAGATTAGGAACTCAAGGTTTGGTGTTTGCGTAGTCTCATTCGGAATCGATATGACTGAGAAAAAGAAAATGATGGAGACGATTGAACGAACAAACAGAAAGCTCAACCTGATTGGAAGGGTCTCGCGTCACGACATCCTGAATCAATTGACGGCTGTGCTTGGTTATATTGAGCTTGCGAGAGATCGAGTGATAGAGACTGATGTGCGTAATTATCTCGAAAAGGCAGCGAATGCTGGGAGGAACATTGAGCGAATCCTCAACTCAACTCGCGACTACGAGCGCCTTGGCTCAGCAGAACCTCGCTGGGAAAAAGCTTCGGATCTTTTTGAACGTGGAACCTCTGCTCTTGATACCACTGGAATTACTTTGGTTGTGAATCTCGAGGGTTTATCTCTCAAGGCCGATCCAATATTCGAGAAAGTTTTCCATAATCTCGTCGATAACTCGATGAGACATGGGAAACACACAAAGAGAATTGAAGTTGGTTACAAAAAAGTTGGAGATGAACTTATCATCATTTACGAGGACGATGGGATCGGGATACTGGAGGAAATGAAGAAAGATCTCTTTACTGGAGAACGAGGAAAAGGTCTCTTCATCATCAAGGAAATTTTGTCAATCACTGACATGAAAATCGAGGAAATCGGTGAGTATAAAAAAGGCGCAAAATTTTGTATACACATACCGAAGGGCAGGTACCGTTTGGTGGAATAAACCATCATGATCTCTCACGAGTTGATTGCGCATGCGTTAGCTAACTAGCTTAACGCAATTGCGACAACAACAAAGTGCGAATTTCGACAAACAATGAAGCATCGAACACCATACGAATGAACCGAGTCGAATATCAATTCAGTCGGGATGCAACTTCAGCGATCGGTAATTTGACGACCTCAGCCGCTACTCAATTCGGTTGCGGCTATTGCCTTGTCGATTTCTTTTTTCAATTCTTCTGGAATTCCCCTAATCCCGACCTCTAGAAATCCGCGTATGATGATGCCAACGGCCTCCGCCTCACTCAACCCTCTTGCCATAATATATTCAATCTGATCCTTCGCGATCTTTCCGACGGCCGCTTCATGTGTCATTTCCACATCTGGCACACTCGCCTCAAGCTCTGGAATCGCAAGCTGGATGCCTTTCTCCTGAAGGATAAGACCCTTGCATTCGAGATGCGCTCTGATCCCAGGGGCTTCTCCGACGAGTTTTCCTCTTGCGATCGATTTCCCACCAGTCGTGATACTCCTTGAGACGATCTCCGCCCTTGCCTTCGGGGCGGAAAGCACAACCTTCGAGCCGATATCAATTTCTGAGCCAGGATGGGCAATTGCAACGGTATTAAACCGGCCAAATGATTCTTTTCCTTCAAGCTTTGCCGTCGGGTACATCTGGATTGATTTGACGGGCTTTAGACACACGTAATTGTTCACGTAGGTTGCTCCTTCACCAACGATAACGGCTGTTCTCGGCCTGACCCCGACCTGTTCTGCCCAGTTGTGGATCATTGTGAACGTTAACTTGCCACCTTTTTTGATGTAGAATTCTGAAATTCCCAGATGAAGTGCCCTCTCCACACCTGGCTTCGTTGTACATCCTGTGACGACTTCGAGTTCCGCACCTTCTTCAACGATTACAATGTTGTGAACGGTCTGTGTTGCATTCCTGCTGCCGAGGAGCAAGCAGGTTTGAACGGGCATCTTCGCCTTTGTACCGGGTAGCGCTCTGATAAAATACCCGTCAGCATTCTCAAGGAAAGTTGTTGCAGTGTATTTATCCGTGTCTGGGGGAACAGCCTTCCAATAATAGTCATTGATCCAGTCGTACTTCTTGAGTGCCTGTTGCGTCGACATCACTTCGACGCTTTCCTCCTTCTGCGATCTATGCACAACGGCGTTATCAAGAAGAAGGAAACTACCAGCCCTTCCTTCACCTGTTGGAACGACACCCGCGCTCAACAATGTACGTTGGATTTCGTTGTCGAGATCTTCCAGACTTTCAGTCTCTGGCGCATTCTTCGGCGCAATATCGTAATTCTCAAGATCGATGTCCTCGCCGTACGCGGCCTTCTTTGTTTTCGCTGCCTCGGCTCTTTTCCTCAAGCTACTCAAAGAATCTTGCATTTTACGCACTCCTCGTATCCCCTTTTTCTGATTTCCTGTAACAATTCTCTCGGATTACCAGAACAAGATATCGTACCGTTGCACATCACATAACCTCTATCCGCCTCAATATAATCGAGTATTTGGCCAGTGTGAGTGATGATGAGTGCCGACTTTCCATCGATGGATTTTTTTCCGGCACACCCGAGACCACCGCTCAAAAGCATTTTGATCGCGTTTCCAATCCGTTCGATGCTCTCAAGATCAACCCCTGACTCCGGCTCATCGAGAAGATAGAGGCATGGATTCTGTGCGGTCAGCTGTAGCAACTCAGATCTCTTGATTTCACCACCGGAGAAACCGACATTGACGTCTCTTTCGAGAAACTTCTCCATTCTCAAAGAGGTTGCCAGTTGATATAAATCATTTGCATTCTTTCCGATCACTTGCACCAAATCCCCGAGCTTGACACCAACGAGATTCGGTGGTCTTTGCATCATGATGCCGATGCCCATTTTTGCCCTCTCATGCATTGGCAAATGCGTTATATCTTCTCCTTTAAAGAGAATTCGTCCCTTCTTGACGCGGTATTCGCTGAAACCCATGATCGTCATGAGAAGCGTAGATTTTCCAGATCCGTTTGGCCCAAAGAGAACACTCGTGTAACCTGACATGACACTTAAATTGACATCTTTGAGAACTGTCCTGCCGCCGACCTCGACCGTAAGATCCTCGATTTCAAGCATACCCTATCCCATTCCAAGTTGGAGAGGTCACAACAACATTTAAGGATATCGCATCTATCCTCGTCCGCAGTTATTGTGAATTCTTCTCAATTCGCCGGTTCAGCCGATCGAACTGCTTTTATCGCCGTATCATAATCTCGCCATTGACATCAAAGAGGGATGGGATCATCGGTTCAGAACCGCCAGCTGAGAGTATCATCGTCACTTCAAACTCCAAGAAAAAGGCTCTGAGGTTCATCTTATTACTCAGCCTTATAGGTCTCCTCGCCGACATGACCTATGAAGGAGCGAGGAGCATCTCTGGAACATACCTCGGGCTTCTGGGGGCCAGTGCTGCGGCAGTCGCGCTCATCATCGGATTTGGCGAACTGATCGGGTATACACCGAGATTGCTCACTGGTAGCATGACCGACCGCACCGGTAGGTATTGGGCCTTTCTGTTCGTCGGTTATGGCATCAACCTTGTTGCCGTCCCATTGCTTGCATTCGCTGGCGACTGGGTCACCGCAGCAATTCTTATCATCATCGAGCGTGCTGGAAAAGCGATCAGGGCGCCAGCGAGGGATGCGATGCTCTCCCACGCCGCAAGTGAGGTCGGCAGGGGATGGACATTTGGATTGAATGAAGCGATCACATCGGTTGGGGCGGTGCTCGGACCAGTCGTCGTCGCCTTGGTGATGATGATGCATGGTGGCTACTCAACAGCCTTCTTGATTCTAATCATCCCTGCAACTGCCGCAGTTGTCATCCTTTACATCGCATGGAAACATTATCCAGCGCCGAGGGAAATGGAACGACCAAAGCCGGTTGAAAAAAGAGGTCAATTACCAAAGATCTTCTGGATTTATGTCGTCGGTGCATCCCTCGTCGCGATCGGATACATCGATTTCCCATTTCTCGCATATCATTTTCAGAAGATTGGATCTGTTCCCTCGATATGGATTCCGATTTTCTACGCCACGGCCAATGTCATCGATGCATTCGGGGCGTTGTTTTTCGGTCATGTGTATGATGTAAGGGGTATGAAGGTTCTCGTGATCATCACCTTCATTTCTTCGTTCTTTTCAATTTTTGTCTTTCTCAACAATTTCTCGCTTGTGCTCATTGGTATCGCTCTGTGGGGGTTTGGCGCTGGATCGCAGGAATCCCTCATGCGAGCTGTCGTGGCGGAGATAGTCCCAGTCCACAAAAGAGGGTCAGCATTTGGGATATTCAGTCTCGCATTCGGTGCGTTCTGGTTTCTCGGCACGGCTTTCATCGGCCTCATCTACACTCATTCGATTGTGGCCGTCGTCGCGTTTTCATTTCTGATTCAGCTGTTCGCTGTCGCAGTTTTCTTCTTCGTAATGAAGAAAATAGGTCATAATTGATGAAGACGAAATCTCATCGACCGCTTTTTCTTCTTGCCGGATTGGTGCGAAACGCATATCCGATCGATGGGAAGAACAATGATGTTGTTTTCATTCGAAGCTGATAAATAAAAATAATCAACACTTAGGCTCGATGCTTTTCTTCAAATTTCTGACACTTTCATTTGTTCATTATAAACTATCGATCATCCAATAGCGCGTGAGAGCCGTCTTTAATACGAAATGATCCCGATCCGCGAATAATATTTATCAGCTTATTCGAGGAACGCGAGACTGAGAATGACCAGCACACCGATGATGATTGAAATCATCTGGATGATTGATTTCTTGACATTCGATTCCTTGTGCATTTCAGGCACGAGATCACTTCCTGCGATGTAGATGAACCCGCCAGCCGCCAGTGGCAACATAAGGGTCGTGTATCCACTTATGCTCTCCCCAATGATAAGTGAAGCAATTGCACCTGCGATCGCGGTGGTCGCGGCGAGAAAGTTGAACAAAAGCGCCTTCCACTTTGTAAATCCCGCGTATACGAGGATGCCGAAATCTCCGATTTCTTGGGGAATTTCATGCAGGATGATCGCGATCGTCGTCGCCATTCCTACTTCAAAGCTGGCAAGGTATGAGACTCCGATCAATATTCCGTCGACAAGATTGTGAACGCCATCCGAGACCAAATTGATGTATCCAACAGGTTTCTTGCAGATTTCTTGGAACTCACAACTGTGTTCATGTCGCCAGTGTAGAAATTTTTCCAGAACAAAGAAGGCGAAAATACCTGCGATAATGTAAATCGGTACCTCAGGTCCCGTTCCATACTTTTCGAAAGCTTCCGGAATCAGATGAACGAACGCGTCAGTAAACAAAGCTCCGACCGCCAAACCAACAAGAATAAAAACAGATGTTTTGAGAACGTGATCGTTCAGCATCAGGAACAATATTCCAATTATTGAAATCAGGCTCACAAGTATAACGCTCGCGATTGCGTAAACCCAGGCGGACATGATTCAAACCTCAATGATCCATCAGATATCTACTTCGCTTGCGGTATTTGGAGGTGATTGTTTATTAACTTTTTCATGATTTTTTAATAACAAGATTTTTCTGAAAGAACGAGTGGCACTTGACAATCCGATAAAAAAGGCTGGCATCCTGAAATCTTTATCGATTTTATTCTAGCAATTTCGTTCTAGGAGATTTAATATGATCCCGAATTGATTGCGGTATGGATGTCACAAATCTATTGCGAACTGAAAAGAACTTTCGACGGAAGCATATTTAATGGGGAAATGCAGGGATGGATGTAGATTCTTTCGGGAAGGTACTCGTCGTCGGAGGAGGCGTAGCCGGTCTACAGACAGCACTCGATCTATCGCGTGCCAATGTCGAAGTTTTTCTAGTCGAAAAGGAAATGCTGCTGGGAGGCACTGTAGCTAAACTCCATAAGCTTTTCCCGTCAATGGAATCGGGGTCTTCTATGATCAAAAGATTAACTGATGAGATCCACTCGCGATCAGAAGTCTTGATCCACACGAATACGGTGGTCAGCAATATTCGAAGGAATTCCAATCGGTTTCACATAACCCTTTCCTCGAGAGAAAGGGGGCATCCAAAACAAGAAATCGAAGCGGATGCGATCGTCCTCGCGACGGGACTCGTTCCGGTCGATCTGGCACTCTTTCCGGAATACGGTTACGGCAGGTATTGCGAGGTGATGAGTTCGATCGAATTTGAGCGATTACTCGTCGAGGAGGAAAGGAAAGGAGAGGACATTTTCAATGGGCAGGATGGCAATTACAATAAAACGATCGCGTTCGTTCAGTGTGCGGGCTCGAGAACTGAGAGAAGTGGCGGAGTACCGTATTGCAGCGCCGTCTGCTGCATGAATGCGATAAAAAACGCGATTTCCGTCAAGGAATTGCATCCGGATTCCGATGTCTGGATTTTCTACATCGATATCAGAGTTCATGCTACGTACGGAGAGGAAATGTATCGAAAGGCGAAAAGGCTGGGGGTTAAATTCGTCCGAGGACAGCCTTCGCTGATTTTGAAAAAAGAACAATTCAGGAAGGTCATTGTGTGCGGGGAGAATACATTGCTCAGGGAGCTTTACGAGATCCCAGCGGACATCGTTGTTCTTAGTGCGGGTCTCAGACACCCAGAATCGAGTCTTGAACTGTTCCGCATGCTCAATCTTCCCATTTCGGCCGATGGCTTTCCGTTGAATCTGAAAGATTCTTTCGAACCGTGCGTTACGTCTGTTGACGGCATTTTTATCGTCGGGTCGGCGGAATCTCCGAAAGATGTTCACAGTACGATCACACAAGGTAGAGCTTGCGCGATGAAGATTCTCGAGCGCTTCATGTCGTAGGAAATGAGTTCACATCGAGGTTCTTCCTTCGAGTCACTCTCTTGCATTCAAAGAAGACTTGGTTTTTAGATTCTCGAATGAACCCTTTGTCAAATGAATTCAACTGGAATTTAGACTGGAATTTATTGATCATCGATATCGATGATCGTGTTTCATCTCATTGAACCTTTTCGACGATCGCTCTAAACTCCTTTTCAGTCAGCAATCCCTTCTTCCTGATCGATGTGTTCTTCACCTCGATGAGAATTTTTCTTGCCTTTTCTTCGCTGAGTTCGATTCCAAGCTTTTCCGCCCAATAGAGGATTGATGCCAAACCGCTCTTCTTGCCCAATACAATTCTCGGCGGATCCTGTCCAACAAGAGTCCAATGATACGGAAACATCGTCAGAGCTTTATTTTTCTTCTCGAGCGTTTTCCACCAGCCAGCAACGATACCCGACTCGATTGAAAAGAGTTCGTTGCCGACGATCGGCTTGTTTGGCGCTTTTTTCACTCCACTTGCCTTTTCAACCGCATCCGAGAGTTCCTTGAATCGCGAGAAATCGAGGTCGATCTCCTGTCCATAAAGGACTTTCAGGCACATCGCCGTCTCTTCAAACGACGCATTGCCTGACCGTTCGCCAAGTCCGTTGACCGTCGTGTGGACAACTTCCGCACCTGCCTTGACCGCCGCGATTGTGTTCGCGACGGCGAGACCGAAGTCGTTATGGGTGTGCACCTCGATCGGGACGCTAAAAGCGTTTTTCAACATCGTAACCAGTTCTGTCATACCCTCAGGCGAAAGCGCTCCAAAGGTGTCGACGACGTTGAGCGCGTCCATATGTCCCTCTTCTGCGACTGCGCCGATGATATCAAGAGCCCAATCGGCGTCCGCTCGTGAAAGATCAATGCAGAAGAATGAAACATAAAGACCGTGATCATGCGCATAAGCCGTTGCCTCAACAGCTAGTTGTTTCGCTTTTTCCTCAGACCATTCATACGCATCGCCAATGAGATGTCCGCTTGATGGTACCTCCATGATCACCCCATCGACGTCGCAGGCCACGGAGGTCTCGACATCTTCTTTCATACATCGCGTGAAGGCGAATATCTCGGCATCGAGCCCCGCATTTGCCAACATCTTGACCGCTTTCCTGTCATCTTCAGAGACAAGAGGCATTCCACCCTCAATCCTGTCGATGCCGATCTCGCTCATCATCGTTCCAATCTTCAGCTTCTCTTCGCTTGTAAAGACAACGCCAGGCTGCTGTTCTCCGTCCCTAAATGTCGTGTCGTGGAATTTGACCCTCGGTAGATCGAGACTCTTTCTGAAATTGTAATGGCTTACCCAATAATCCTCTGACTTCCATTTCATAGAGACACTGAGAGGGGAAAAAATGTCCCAGCGTAAAAGACTATGCTTTCATTGAAGAATTGAAAGTCTAATTGCAGGATGCCACCATCAATCTATTTATGGCTTTGAGCGTCAACCAACCCTGCGATCACAATGAAGAAAAGGCACGATGCAATTCATGTTGATATGTTGAGAAAAAAGCTCGATCCGCAGAGGGAACACTGGGACACCGTGTACAAATTGAAACCAGATTATTTCGGGGAAACGCCGAGTGAATTTGCAAGAAGAGCGTTGAGCTTTTTTAAGGAGAAGGGAGCGAAGAAGATCATCGAGCTCGGCTGTGGGGAAGGCAGAGATACGATAATGTTTTTGAAGGAAGGCTTCGAGGTCATCGCATTCGATTATTCTCCTGTTGCGATTGAACACCTCATGCAAAAGGCGAAGTCCAATCAATTGAGCGAATCGCTCACCGCAATGATCCACGATGCTCGCGACGGTATTCCGCTGACTGATGAGTGTGTCGACGGTATCTTCTCACATATGTTTTTCACAATGCAATTGACGGAGAAGGAGCTTGATTTTATTTTTCAGGAGTGTCTCCGAGTAATGAAAGCTGGTGGGTTCAATATCTATTCGGTGAGGAACATTCACGACCCGCACTACGGGAAGGGAATTCACAGAGGTGAGGACATGTGGGAAAGTCCTCAGAAATTCGTCGTACATTTCTTTTCGTTGGAAAAGGTCAAGCGACTCGCTCGGGGATATGAGATTTGTCACATTGGTGAGTTCGATGACCCTTCACCTACTTACATTAAAAAACTTTACGAGGTCATTTTGCGAAAACCCGAAAAGAAAAAAGAATAAAAAGTTTGAGGAAATCGACTGAGAAGCTTACTGCTTTCTGCCACCCTTCACGAGAACCGCCGCAGCGATTACGACAGCTCCAATTCCTATCACTGCAACTGCGATCCAGGTCAGCGGAATTCCTGAAGAAGCGGAGAGGCTCGAAATTTCAATGGTGTGCTCTGAGAAGTGAGGCACATAGACAAGGAGATACTGCAGCCCGTCGATTTCAAATCCATAATATCTCGCGTCAGAGGTCGATGTGCCAGTTGCGTTGAGAATCTCAGACATACTGTTTGCTCTGACTACATCGTTACCGTCGAGCTTAACGCGGAGCTGATTGGACACATTGATTGTATCGTTGTCCAGCACAAAGAGGAAAAGACGACCTTCGTGCTGTTCCGATGCCACTTGCAATGTTACTCTGTTCTGCACTGCCGAAACAATCCTCAATGTGTAGCGATGATCGTAGATCTGGGCGTCATAGATCGCATCACCATTGTGCACCATGACCCTGATTTCTGCGCAAATGCGTCCCTCGATCACGGCGTTCATGAGATGTGCATGCATGCTCAGCCCTGTTTCCTGGAAGTAAGGCCGCATCCTAAAGAAGAGATGCGTATCATTGCCAGAAACATGGAGATAGGTCCCCTCTTCATTTTCTTCGAAACTCGCGGTTCCGTTTGAAATGCCTATCGCGCCGACGAAGTCATCCTTTGTGATTCTGTAGATCGTGTCGAGGCAGGTGTTGTTTGAATTGATTTGTTCAATTTTAAAATCTTCCGGGATTGCAATGCTTATCTCGGCAGAGCTATTTGTCATGACGTGAAGAAGGGCTGTCGGGTTGTTGTGCGCGATGATGCGGTGAGTTTCGTCAGAAGCCACGAAGATCGAGCCTACGACCTTGAC
This region of Methanomassiliicoccales archaeon genomic DNA includes:
- a CDS encoding class I SAM-dependent methyltransferase yields the protein MKKRHDAIHVDMLRKKLDPQREHWDTVYKLKPDYFGETPSEFARRALSFFKEKGAKKIIELGCGEGRDTIMFLKEGFEVIAFDYSPVAIEHLMQKAKSNQLSESLTAMIHDARDGIPLTDECVDGIFSHMFFTMQLTEKELDFIFQECLRVMKAGGFNIYSVRNIHDPHYGKGIHRGEDMWESPQKFVVHFFSLEKVKRLARGYEICHIGEFDDPSPTYIKKLYEVILRKPEKKKE
- a CDS encoding ZIP family metal transporter; amino-acid sequence: MMSAWVYAIASVILVSLISIIGILFLMLNDHVLKTSVFILVGLAVGALFTDAFVHLIPEAFEKYGTGPEVPIYIIAGIFAFFVLEKFLHWRHEHSCEFQEICKKPVGYINLVSDGVHNLVDGILIGVSYLASFEVGMATTIAIILHEIPQEIGDFGILVYAGFTKWKALLFNFLAATTAIAGAIASLIIGESISGYTTLMLPLAAGGFIYIAGSDLVPEMHKESNVKKSIIQMISIIIGVLVILSLAFLE
- a CDS encoding CoB--CoM heterodisulfide reductase iron-sulfur subunit A family protein, which produces MDVDSFGKVLVVGGGVAGLQTALDLSRANVEVFLVEKEMLLGGTVAKLHKLFPSMESGSSMIKRLTDEIHSRSEVLIHTNTVVSNIRRNSNRFHITLSSRERGHPKQEIEADAIVLATGLVPVDLALFPEYGYGRYCEVMSSIEFERLLVEEERKGEDIFNGQDGNYNKTIAFVQCAGSRTERSGGVPYCSAVCCMNAIKNAISVKELHPDSDVWIFYIDIRVHATYGEEMYRKAKRLGVKFVRGQPSLILKKEQFRKVIVCGENTLLRELYEIPADIVVLSAGLRHPESSLELFRMLNLPISADGFPLNLKDSFEPCVTSVDGIFIVGSAESPKDVHSTITQGRACAMKILERFMS
- a CDS encoding pyruvate carboxyltransferase — translated: MKWKSEDYWVSHYNFRKSLDLPRVKFHDTTFRDGEQQPGVVFTSEEKLKIGTMMSEIGIDRIEGGMPLVSEDDRKAVKMLANAGLDAEIFAFTRCMKEDVETSVACDVDGVIMEVPSSGHLIGDAYEWSEEKAKQLAVEATAYAHDHGLYVSFFCIDLSRADADWALDIIGAVAEEGHMDALNVVDTFGALSPEGMTELVTMLKNAFSVPIEVHTHNDFGLAVANTIAAVKAGAEVVHTTVNGLGERSGNASFEETAMCLKVLYGQEIDLDFSRFKELSDAVEKASGVKKAPNKPIVGNELFSIESGIVAGWWKTLEKKNKALTMFPYHWTLVGQDPPRIVLGKKSGLASILYWAEKLGIELSEEKARKILIEVKNTSIRKKGLLTEKEFRAIVEKVQ